From the Sphingomonas mesophila genome, one window contains:
- the sufB gene encoding Fe-S cluster assembly protein SufB: MNDQLPLPNAEAREALAKDYEWGFVSEVESEFAPKGLNESTVRFISAKKGEPEWLLEWRLKAFRAWLEMEEVDWAKLDIPKIDYQDAYYYAEPKAKPTIASLDELDPEIRRTYEKLGIPIEEQKVLAGVEGARKVAVDAVFDSVSVATTFREELLRAGVIFLSISEAVREYPDLVRKYLGSVVPQRDNYFACLNSAVFSDGTFVYIPEGVRCPMELSTYFRINAQNTGQFERTLIVADKGSYVSYLEGCTAPMRDENQLHAAVVEIFAHADAEVKYSTVQNWYPGDADGKGGIFNFVTKRALCSGDRSKVSWTQVETGSAITWKYPSCILKGAESVGEFYSVALTNNRQQADTGTKMVHIGPRSRSTIVSKGISAGRSDNTYRGLVRVLPGADGVRNFTQCDSLLLGSDCGAHTVPYIEVKNPTATIEHEATTSKISDDQLFYAMQRGLDAEGAVALIVNGFAREVLKQLPMEFAVEAQKLLGISLEGSVG, translated from the coding sequence GTGAACGATCAGCTTCCTCTCCCCAATGCCGAGGCGCGCGAGGCGCTGGCCAAGGACTATGAGTGGGGCTTCGTCTCCGAGGTCGAGAGCGAGTTCGCGCCCAAGGGGCTGAACGAGAGCACGGTCCGCTTCATCTCGGCAAAGAAGGGCGAGCCGGAATGGCTGCTCGAGTGGCGGCTCAAGGCGTTCCGCGCCTGGCTCGAGATGGAGGAGGTTGACTGGGCCAAGCTCGACATCCCGAAGATCGATTACCAGGACGCATATTATTACGCCGAGCCCAAGGCCAAGCCGACGATCGCGTCTCTCGACGAGCTCGATCCGGAGATCCGCCGGACCTATGAGAAGCTCGGCATTCCGATCGAGGAGCAGAAGGTGCTCGCCGGGGTCGAGGGCGCGCGCAAGGTGGCGGTCGACGCGGTGTTCGACAGCGTCAGCGTGGCGACGACCTTCCGCGAGGAGCTGTTGCGCGCCGGGGTGATCTTCCTGTCCATTTCCGAAGCGGTGCGGGAATATCCGGACCTCGTTCGGAAATATCTCGGAAGCGTGGTGCCGCAGCGCGACAATTATTTCGCGTGTCTCAACAGCGCGGTCTTCTCCGACGGGACGTTCGTCTACATCCCCGAGGGCGTGCGCTGCCCGATGGAATTGAGCACCTATTTCCGCATCAATGCGCAGAACACCGGCCAGTTCGAGCGGACTTTGATCGTCGCCGACAAGGGCAGCTACGTCTCCTACCTCGAAGGCTGCACCGCGCCGATGCGCGACGAGAACCAGCTGCACGCGGCGGTGGTCGAGATCTTCGCGCACGCGGATGCCGAGGTGAAATACTCGACCGTCCAGAATTGGTATCCGGGCGATGCGGACGGCAAGGGGGGCATCTTCAACTTCGTCACCAAGCGCGCCTTGTGCAGCGGCGACCGGTCGAAGGTCAGCTGGACCCAGGTCGAGACCGGCAGCGCGATCACCTGGAAATATCCGAGCTGCATCTTGAAGGGCGCGGAGAGCGTCGGCGAATTCTATTCGGTCGCGCTGACCAACAACCGCCAGCAGGCCGACACCGGAACGAAGATGGTCCACATCGGCCCGCGCTCGCGCTCGACCATCGTGTCGAAGGGCATTTCGGCGGGGCGCAGCGACAACACCTATCGCGGGCTGGTGCGCGTGCTGCCCGGCGCCGACGGGGTGCGCAATTTCACCCAGTGCGATTCGCTGCTGCTGGGATCGGACTGCGGCGCGCACACCGTGCCCTATATCGAGGTCAAGAACCCGACCGCAACGATCGAGCACGAGGCGACGACCTCGAAGATTTCGGACGACCAATTGTTCTACGCGATGCAGCGCGGGCTGGACGCGGAAGGCGCGGTGGCGCTGATCGTCAACGGCTTCGCGCGCGAGGTGTTGAAGCAGCTGCCGATGGAGTTCGCGGTCGAAGCGCAGAAATTGCTGGGGATCAGCCTTGAGGGGAGTGTCGGGTGA
- the sufC gene encoding Fe-S cluster assembly ATPase SufC, with amino-acid sequence MLNIENLHATVADKPILRGIDLVVPAGEVHAIMGPNGSGKSTLAYVLGGRPGYEVSEGSAAFDGADMLSLEPHERATAGLFLGFQYPVEIPGVSYLQFLRESLNAQKRARGEAELSGAAFIKLAREQAAVLGMDAEMLKRPVNVGFSGGEKKRAEMVQMGIMAPKLAILDETDSGLDIDALKAVGAGINAIMRSPDKSVLLITHYQRLLDYVRPDRVHVLSRGRIVRSGGPELAHELEREGYAEVAA; translated from the coding sequence ATGCTGAACATTGAAAACCTCCATGCGACCGTCGCGGACAAGCCGATCCTGCGCGGCATCGACCTCGTCGTGCCGGCGGGCGAGGTGCATGCGATCATGGGGCCGAACGGGTCGGGCAAGTCGACGCTGGCGTATGTGCTCGGCGGGCGGCCGGGGTATGAGGTGAGCGAGGGATCGGCTGCGTTCGACGGCGCCGACATGCTCTCACTCGAGCCGCATGAGCGGGCGACTGCGGGGCTGTTCCTGGGGTTCCAGTATCCGGTCGAGATTCCGGGCGTGTCGTATCTGCAGTTCCTGCGCGAGAGCCTGAATGCGCAGAAGCGGGCGCGGGGGGAGGCGGAGCTTTCGGGCGCGGCGTTCATCAAGCTGGCGCGCGAGCAGGCGGCGGTGCTGGGGATGGATGCCGAGATGCTCAAGCGGCCGGTCAATGTCGGCTTCTCGGGCGGCGAGAAGAAGCGCGCGGAAATGGTGCAGATGGGGATCATGGCGCCTAAGCTCGCGATCCTCGACGAAACCGACAGCGGGCTCGACATCGATGCGCTGAAAGCCGTCGGCGCGGGCATCAACGCGATCATGCGTAGTCCCGACAAGTCGGTGCTGCTGATCACTCACTATCAGCGGCTGCTCGATTACGTCCGGCCGGACCGCGTGCATGTGCTGAGCAGGGGGCGGATCGTGCGCTCGGGCGGGCCGGAACTGGCGCACGAACTCGAGCGCGAAGGCTATGCCGAGGTGGCCGCGTGA
- a CDS encoding TlpA disulfide reductase family protein: MRLILALLALGALTACDRQKAEAPQANQAAPAEAATGGPVKGVDRSKAGTPAPADAFQNPDGGPTDLGKFKGTPVLVNLWATWCAPCIRELPTLQKLEQRYAVDGALAVIVVSQDMSPKASVDAFLKKKGIALRSYLDPEMKMTSALGVEVMPTTLLYDRAGKEVWRYTGDLDWSGPEAAKLLAEAK; this comes from the coding sequence GTGCGGCTGATCCTCGCTCTCCTCGCGCTCGGCGCGCTCACTGCCTGCGATAGGCAAAAGGCCGAGGCCCCTCAAGCCAATCAGGCCGCTCCGGCCGAGGCGGCGACGGGCGGGCCGGTCAAGGGCGTCGACCGGAGCAAGGCGGGCACGCCGGCACCCGCCGACGCCTTCCAGAATCCCGACGGCGGCCCGACCGATCTTGGCAAGTTCAAGGGCACGCCAGTGCTGGTCAATCTGTGGGCGACGTGGTGCGCGCCGTGCATCCGCGAGCTGCCGACATTGCAAAAGCTCGAGCAGCGCTACGCGGTCGATGGCGCGCTCGCGGTGATCGTCGTCAGCCAGGACATGTCGCCCAAGGCCAGCGTCGACGCCTTCCTCAAGAAGAAGGGCATCGCGCTGCGCTCCTATCTCGATCCGGAGATGAAGATGACCAGCGCGCTCGGCGTCGAAGTCATGCCGACCACCTTGCTCTACGACCGCGCGGGCAAGGAGGTGTGGCGCTACACCGGGGATCTCGACTGGAGCGGCCCCGAAGCGGCCAAGCTGCTGGCCGAGGCGAAATAG
- a CDS encoding cysteine desulfurase — protein MPPPALRATSPRGEGLNVREQFPAIAGWHYLDSAATAQKPRAVIEAIANAYGRDYATVHRGVYERSATMTRSFEAARGAAAALIGGTAEETIFTRGATEAINLVAHCAPRDGRNRVLLSQLEHHSNIVPWQLAGYAIDVVPLTGDGEIDLDAAERMADETHAFVAFAHVSNVLGSVLDARRAAEIAHKVGAKLLLDGCQAAPRMEVDVAAIDCDFYAYSGHKLYGPTGIGVLWGKGELLAQMPPYEGGGAMVDRVTFEGSTFLEAPARFEAGTPHIVGAIGLHAAIDWVNGIGLDALHAHETALVRECRDALRAIDGVTLFGPEDSAGIVSFAIDGVHPHDIGTILDDAGVAIRAGHHCAQPLMDHLGVPATARASFAAHSDRSDIDALVRGIDKVKRIFAA, from the coding sequence ATGCCCCCTCCGGCGCTTCGCGCCACCTCCCCCAGGGGGGAGGGGCTGAATGTGCGCGAGCAGTTTCCGGCGATTGCGGGGTGGCATTATCTCGACAGCGCGGCGACGGCGCAGAAGCCGCGAGCGGTGATCGAGGCGATCGCCAACGCCTATGGCCGCGACTATGCGACGGTGCACCGCGGAGTATACGAGCGCTCGGCGACGATGACCCGCAGCTTCGAGGCGGCGCGCGGCGCGGCGGCGGCGCTGATCGGCGGCACGGCCGAGGAAACGATTTTCACCCGCGGCGCGACCGAGGCGATCAACCTCGTCGCGCACTGCGCCCCGCGCGACGGCCGGAATCGCGTGCTGCTGAGTCAGCTCGAGCATCACAGCAATATCGTGCCGTGGCAGCTTGCGGGATACGCCATCGACGTCGTGCCGCTGACCGGCGACGGCGAGATCGACCTCGATGCGGCCGAGCGCATGGCGGACGAGACCCACGCGTTCGTCGCCTTCGCGCATGTCTCGAACGTGCTCGGATCGGTGCTCGACGCGCGGCGGGCGGCGGAGATTGCGCACAAGGTGGGCGCGAAGTTGCTGCTCGACGGGTGCCAGGCGGCGCCGCGGATGGAGGTCGACGTCGCCGCGATCGACTGCGATTTCTATGCGTACAGCGGACACAAATTGTACGGCCCGACCGGGATCGGCGTGCTGTGGGGCAAGGGCGAATTGCTCGCGCAAATGCCGCCGTATGAGGGCGGCGGGGCTATGGTCGACCGGGTGACGTTCGAAGGTTCGACCTTTCTCGAGGCGCCGGCGCGGTTCGAGGCGGGGACGCCGCACATCGTCGGCGCGATCGGGCTTCACGCGGCGATCGACTGGGTGAACGGCATTGGACTGGACGCGCTCCACGCGCACGAGACCGCGCTGGTGCGCGAGTGCCGCGACGCGTTGCGGGCGATCGACGGCGTGACCCTGTTCGGGCCGGAAGACAGCGCCGGAATCGTCAGCTTCGCAATCGACGGCGTGCATCCGCACGACATCGGCACGATCCTCGACGACGCCGGAGTCGCGATCCGCGCCGGTCACCATTGCGCGCAGCCGCTGATGGACCATCTCGGCGTTCCTGCCACGGCGCGGGCGAGCTTCGCCGCGCACAGCGACAGAAGCGACATCGACGCGCTGGTGCGCGGGATCGACAAGGTGAAGCGAATTTTCGCGGCATGA
- a CDS encoding HesB/IscA family protein, with the protein MNKPARVRPAAITLTPAAEARIAALMARAPEGAIGVKLSTPRRGCSGLAYSVDYVTEANAMDERIETPGGTFFVDGGSILYLIGSTMDWVEDDFAAGFTFANPNAKGACGCGESFTV; encoded by the coding sequence ATGAACAAGCCAGCCCGAGTGAGGCCCGCCGCAATTACGCTGACGCCCGCGGCTGAAGCCCGGATCGCGGCGCTGATGGCGCGTGCGCCGGAGGGAGCGATCGGAGTCAAGCTGTCAACTCCGCGGCGCGGCTGTTCGGGGCTGGCCTATTCGGTCGACTATGTCACCGAAGCGAACGCGATGGACGAGCGGATCGAGACTCCGGGCGGGACCTTCTTCGTCGACGGCGGGTCGATCCTCTATCTGATCGGGTCGACGATGGACTGGGTCGAGGACGACTTCGCCGCCGGCTTCACCTTCGCCAACCCCAACGCCAAGGGCGCGTGCGGGTGTGGCGAAAGCTTTACCGTCTAG
- a CDS encoding SufD family Fe-S cluster assembly protein — MTALPTRKLESYRYADTDALGEVWSSLAAPEHIEIAAQQKLQQIWLPGGDEIDVRRLAMVVGDKASARVFALLSAPRYARLELDVTLGAGADFQMDAAMIGGGSATLDIVTIVRHAEPDATSRQSVRSVLGGRATGSYQGKIAVARGAQRTDAVQSVKAMLLDRGASANAKPELEIYADDVKCAHGATVGELDAEQLFYAAARGLPPAVAKALLLEGFVGGLWDALGADSAIAVAARDALREVAA, encoded by the coding sequence GTGACCGCTCTGCCGACCCGCAAGCTGGAATCGTATCGCTATGCCGACACCGACGCTCTGGGCGAGGTGTGGAGCTCGCTTGCGGCGCCCGAACATATCGAAATTGCTGCGCAGCAAAAGCTGCAGCAAATCTGGCTTCCGGGCGGTGACGAGATCGATGTTCGGCGGCTCGCGATGGTTGTCGGCGATAAGGCTTCGGCGCGGGTGTTCGCACTGCTCTCGGCGCCGCGTTACGCGCGGCTCGAGCTTGACGTGACGCTCGGCGCGGGGGCGGATTTCCAGATGGATGCGGCGATGATCGGCGGCGGCTCGGCGACGCTCGATATCGTTACCATCGTGCGCCACGCCGAGCCCGACGCGACGTCGCGCCAGAGCGTGCGCAGCGTGCTCGGCGGACGCGCGACCGGCAGCTACCAGGGCAAGATCGCGGTGGCGCGCGGGGCGCAGCGCACCGACGCAGTGCAATCGGTCAAGGCGATGCTGCTCGATCGCGGGGCGAGCGCCAATGCTAAGCCCGAGCTCGAGATCTACGCCGACGACGTGAAGTGCGCGCACGGTGCGACAGTCGGCGAGTTGGATGCGGAGCAATTGTTCTATGCCGCCGCGCGCGGATTGCCGCCGGCGGTCGCGAAAGCGTTGCTGCTCGAAGGGTTCGTCGGCGGGCTGTGGGATGCGCTTGGCGCGGACAGCGCGATCGCGGTCGCGGCGCGGGATGCGTTGCGCGAGGTGGCGGCTTGA
- a CDS encoding S8 family peptidase encodes MGRLLGSASALAVMMTLAACGGGGGGGGGGSPINSTPAPPPAPSPAPTPTPTPTPTPTPAPTPPPPVPGPIIFTSEFYASNAVNSSKAVGAYQAGATGAGVKVGVVDSGINPNLAEFAGRIDPGSADVAGTRGVSDVDGHGTAVSAVIAAAKNDAGMHGVAYGATIISARTDDPGSCGTEDDCAFYESDIAAGIDLARLNGARVINLSLGGSAPSSGLLAAMGRAVNAGIVLVIAAGNDGDKPEGVNPDGFGLVPAQAFPGKVIIAGSTGTAANAALISDFSNRAGSGSAYYLTALGYRVRTVNHNGDAVLYSGTSLAAPVISGAVALLAQAFPNLTGQQIIEILFKSADDLGAPGIDSVYGRGGLNITRAFQPIGTTSLAGSAIPVGADTGGDLPAASGDSGDDPDGKLGAIILDGYSRAFTMNLAAGLRRAEASRPLNRALSGDVRTSAVSAGPLSVAMSVSERKDVGGVFDVAALGIGPNDAARAKLVAASAIARLDRKTAVAFGFSEGAKAIERRLSGAEAGAFLIARDVAGEPGFAAKRGASIAVRRNLGPVNLTVSGEEGEVWQDRPTAATGAPYRWASASVDKQFGNSWASLSLSRLDEKHTLLGGQLGPALGGSGGSTSTFVDLELRHRFGAGFSAAASARRGWTSFGGGSFQSAAYALDFAKDGLFGRSDRLGLRVSQPLRIDQGGFALMLPTAYDYATGSATNSLSRFSLSPSGREIDGELSYSAALGMGWLSGNLYYRHQPDHRANADADIGAALRYSLRF; translated from the coding sequence ATGGGCAGATTGCTGGGCAGCGCGAGCGCGCTGGCGGTCATGATGACGCTGGCTGCGTGCGGCGGTGGCGGCGGGGGCGGCGGTGGCGGCTCGCCCATCAACTCGACTCCTGCGCCGCCTCCGGCACCGAGCCCCGCTCCCACGCCCACGCCTACGCCCACTCCGACCCCTACGCCCGCGCCGACTCCGCCGCCGCCGGTGCCGGGGCCGATCATCTTCACGAGCGAGTTCTACGCGTCGAACGCGGTCAACTCGTCGAAGGCGGTCGGGGCCTATCAGGCCGGTGCGACCGGCGCCGGAGTGAAGGTCGGCGTGGTCGATTCGGGGATCAATCCCAACCTTGCCGAATTTGCGGGCCGGATCGATCCCGGCTCGGCCGATGTCGCCGGAACCCGCGGCGTCAGCGATGTCGACGGACACGGCACGGCCGTTTCGGCGGTCATCGCCGCGGCGAAAAATGACGCCGGGATGCACGGCGTCGCTTATGGCGCGACCATCATCTCGGCCCGGACCGATGATCCCGGCTCGTGCGGGACCGAGGACGACTGTGCGTTCTACGAAAGCGATATCGCGGCGGGCATCGATCTCGCCCGGCTCAACGGGGCACGGGTCATCAATCTCTCGCTCGGCGGCAGCGCGCCGAGCAGCGGCCTGCTCGCGGCGATGGGCCGGGCGGTCAATGCCGGCATTGTGCTGGTGATCGCCGCCGGCAACGACGGGGACAAGCCCGAGGGCGTCAATCCCGACGGGTTCGGCCTCGTCCCGGCGCAGGCCTTCCCCGGCAAGGTGATCATCGCCGGCTCGACCGGAACCGCGGCCAACGCCGCGCTCATTTCCGATTTTTCCAACCGCGCCGGCAGCGGGTCGGCCTATTATCTAACCGCGCTGGGCTATCGCGTGCGCACCGTCAATCACAATGGCGACGCCGTGCTGTACAGCGGCACCAGCCTTGCGGCTCCGGTCATCAGCGGCGCCGTCGCGCTGCTCGCGCAAGCGTTCCCGAACCTTACCGGCCAGCAAATCATCGAGATCCTGTTCAAGTCGGCCGACGACCTCGGCGCACCCGGAATCGACTCGGTGTACGGCCGCGGCGGTCTCAACATCACGCGTGCCTTCCAGCCGATCGGGACGACCAGCCTGGCCGGGTCGGCGATCCCGGTCGGGGCGGATACCGGCGGCGATCTTCCTGCCGCCTCAGGCGACAGCGGCGACGATCCCGACGGCAAGCTCGGCGCGATCATTCTCGACGGCTATTCGCGCGCCTTCACCATGAACCTCGCTGCCGGCCTGCGCCGCGCCGAGGCCAGCCGGCCGCTCAACCGCGCGCTTTCCGGCGATGTTCGCACCAGCGCAGTCAGCGCCGGGCCGCTCAGCGTCGCGATGAGCGTCTCGGAGCGCAAGGACGTCGGCGGGGTGTTCGATGTCGCCGCGCTTGGCATCGGCCCCAACGACGCGGCCAGGGCCAAGCTCGTTGCCGCCAGCGCAATCGCCCGGCTCGACCGCAAGACTGCCGTCGCCTTCGGCTTCTCCGAGGGAGCCAAGGCGATCGAGCGGCGGCTGTCGGGCGCCGAGGCCGGTGCCTTCCTGATCGCGCGCGACGTCGCTGGGGAGCCCGGTTTCGCCGCCAAGCGCGGCGCGAGCATCGCCGTCCGCCGCAACCTCGGCCCGGTCAACCTCACCGTGTCCGGCGAGGAAGGCGAAGTCTGGCAGGATCGGCCGACCGCCGCCACCGGCGCGCCCTATCGCTGGGCGTCCGCCTCGGTCGACAAGCAGTTTGGCAACAGCTGGGCTTCGCTCAGCCTGTCGCGTCTCGACGAGAAGCACACCCTCCTCGGTGGCCAGCTCGGCCCGGCGCTCGGTGGAAGCGGCGGCTCGACCTCGACCTTCGTCGATCTCGAGCTCCGCCACCGCTTCGGCGCCGGCTTCTCGGCCGCTGCAAGCGCGCGGCGCGGCTGGACGAGCTTCGGCGGCGGCAGCTTCCAGAGCGCCGCTTATGCGCTCGATTTCGCCAAGGACGGGCTGTTCGGCCGTTCGGATCGGCTAGGCCTTCGCGTTTCTCAGCCGCTTCGGATCGACCAGGGCGGCTTCGCGCTGATGCTCCCGACCGCCTACGACTATGCGACCGGCAGCGCGACCAACTCGCTGAGCCGCTTCTCGCTGTCGCCAAGCGGTCGCGAGATCGACGGCGAGCTGAGCTACTCCGCCGCGCTCGGCATGGGCTGGCTCAGCGGCAACCTCTATTACCGCCACCAGCCGGACCACCGCGCCAATGCCGACGCCGATATCGGTGCCGCGCTGCGCTACTCGCTGCGGTTCTAG
- a CDS encoding SUF system Fe-S cluster assembly protein produces the protein MNEEKDIRVEIVDSVEPPPRARLSPEVERKRDYLAGFLAEQKPAPDPSEPGGALQLAVIEALKSIYDPEIPVDIYELGLIYDVAVDGDGDAVVTMTLTTPNCPVAESMPAEVEMRVLSVPGIRDAEVKLVWDPPWDPSKMSDEARLELGML, from the coding sequence ATGAACGAGGAAAAGGACATTCGCGTCGAAATCGTCGATTCGGTCGAGCCGCCGCCGCGCGCGCGGCTGAGCCCGGAAGTGGAGCGCAAGCGCGACTATCTCGCCGGTTTCCTCGCCGAGCAGAAGCCCGCGCCCGACCCGAGCGAGCCGGGCGGCGCGTTGCAGCTGGCGGTGATCGAGGCGCTGAAATCAATCTACGACCCCGAAATCCCGGTCGACATCTACGAGCTCGGGCTGATCTATGACGTCGCAGTCGACGGCGACGGCGACGCGGTGGTGACGATGACCCTGACGACGCCCAATTGCCCGGTCGCCGAGAGCATGCCGGCCGAGGTCGAGATGCGCGTGCTGAGCGTTCCGGGCATTCGCGACGCCGAGGTTAAATTGGTGTGGGACCCGCCGTGGGACCCGTCGAAGATGAGCGACGAAGCCCGCCTGGAGTTGGGGATGCTATGA
- a CDS encoding pyrimidine 5'-nucleotidase: MLASLRHVDEWIFDLDNTLYPASARLFDLIDERMSAFVARTLGCDPSEARRVQKQYFRDHGTTLKGMMEHHGVDPHDFLDDVHDVPLERIARDERLGAALERLPGRKFVFTNGHEPYAARVLAAIGIGDHFHGLVDIAACDFLPKPDAHGYRLLIERFGIDPTRAALVEDMAKNLKPAKALGMTTIWLDNGSDHGDHDADPDAIDHVIGDLTEWLHYILEEQPA, from the coding sequence ATGCTTGCATCCCTTCGCCACGTCGACGAGTGGATCTTCGACCTCGACAATACGCTCTATCCCGCGTCGGCGCGACTGTTCGATCTGATCGACGAGCGAATGAGCGCGTTCGTGGCGCGGACGCTGGGCTGCGATCCCAGCGAGGCGCGCCGCGTGCAGAAGCAATATTTCCGCGACCACGGCACGACGCTCAAGGGAATGATGGAGCATCACGGGGTCGATCCGCACGATTTCCTCGACGACGTGCACGACGTTCCGCTGGAGCGGATCGCGCGCGACGAGCGGCTCGGCGCCGCGCTGGAGCGGCTGCCGGGGCGCAAGTTCGTGTTCACCAACGGCCATGAGCCCTATGCGGCACGGGTGCTGGCGGCGATCGGCATCGGCGACCATTTCCATGGGCTGGTCGACATCGCGGCGTGCGACTTCCTGCCCAAGCCCGACGCCCACGGCTATCGGCTGCTGATCGAGCGGTTCGGGATCGATCCCACGCGCGCGGCGCTGGTCGAGGACATGGCGAAGAATCTGAAACCGGCCAAGGCGCTCGGGATGACGACGATATGGCTCGATAATGGATCGGATCACGGCGATCATGACGCCGATCCGGACGCGATCGACCATGTCATCGGCGATCTGACCGAATGGCTTCACTACATTCTCGAGGAACAACCGGCATGA
- the dapD gene encoding 2,3,4,5-tetrahydropyridine-2,6-dicarboxylate N-succinyltransferase, translating to MSEQLQTIIDSAWDRRDSLTGADSEVRSAVERAIASLDSGAARVAEPDGDGWRVNQWLKKAVLLSFRLNPMAAISGGPGGAQWWDKVDSKFLGWDSSQFQAAGFRAVPGAIVRRGAYIAPGAVLMPSFVNIGAYVGEGTMVDTWATVGSCAQIGRNVHISGGTGIGGVLEPLQAGPVIIEDDCFIGARSEVAEGVVVERGAVISMGVFLGASTKIVDRASGEVHFGRVPAYSVVVPGTLPGKNGGPGLACAVIVKRVDERTRSKTSINELLRD from the coding sequence ATGAGCGAGCAGCTGCAGACCATCATCGATTCGGCGTGGGACCGACGCGATTCGCTCACGGGCGCTGACTCGGAAGTGCGCTCGGCGGTCGAACGGGCGATCGCCAGCCTCGATTCGGGCGCGGCTCGCGTGGCCGAGCCCGACGGGGACGGCTGGCGGGTCAACCAGTGGCTCAAGAAAGCAGTGCTGCTGAGCTTCCGGCTCAATCCGATGGCGGCGATTTCCGGCGGGCCGGGCGGGGCGCAATGGTGGGACAAGGTCGACAGCAAGTTCCTCGGCTGGGATTCGAGCCAGTTCCAGGCGGCGGGCTTTCGGGCGGTGCCCGGAGCAATCGTCCGCCGCGGCGCCTACATCGCGCCGGGCGCGGTGCTGATGCCGAGCTTCGTCAACATCGGCGCTTATGTCGGCGAGGGGACGATGGTCGACACCTGGGCGACGGTCGGCAGCTGCGCGCAGATCGGCCGCAACGTCCACATCTCGGGCGGGACGGGGATCGGCGGCGTGCTCGAACCGCTGCAGGCCGGGCCGGTGATCATCGAGGACGATTGCTTCATCGGCGCGCGCAGCGAGGTCGCCGAAGGAGTGGTGGTCGAGCGCGGCGCGGTGATCTCGATGGGCGTGTTCCTCGGCGCGTCGACCAAGATCGTCGATCGGGCTTCGGGGGAAGTCCACTTCGGCCGGGTGCCGGCCTATTCGGTGGTCGTGCCGGGCACGCTTCCGGGCAAGAACGGCGGTCCGGGGCTGGCCTGCGCGGTGATCGTCAAGCGGGTCGACGAGCGCACCCGCAGCAAGACCTCGATCAACGAGCTTCTGCGCGACTGA